Proteins from a genomic interval of Lolium perenne isolate Kyuss_39 chromosome 1, Kyuss_2.0, whole genome shotgun sequence:
- the LOC127307186 gene encoding uncharacterized GPI-anchored protein At1g61900 isoform X1, which yields MESSSSGFCLPGTVYHWLVLAFIWLGVCQHALSQQTTLEPKDKFLLSDPPIGLFDPIEISPSVLPHNTNPVEPLSPMYPNYTSYDPVLTGKCHVNFSALSYIMEKTASDCSVPLAPLVANVICCPQVSSLMNIFQAAYGGGNSTLVLNQASANVCFSDIMSILASKGANTNIPELCTLGPSNLTDASCPVKDISSFERMVNVSKLLDSCSSVDPLKECCRPACQPAIVEAAVHISSGGASMFGSSSIPGSTSGINAVSDCKGVVHSYLSMKLSSEVANTAFRVLSGCKVNKVCPLEFDDPSSVVKACDKASSSRPACCAALHTYIATRQKQIFVTNLQAINCATMFGSMLQKAGVGNDIYELCDIDLKDFSLQAFGQQGCLLRSLPTDIVFDNITGISFTCDLSDNIAAPWPSSSSLQSLSLCAPEMSLPALPVSPLSGSSAGISRTGIGILLPVVLLTTTISI from the exons ATGGAGAGTTCCAGCTCTGGTTTTTGTCTTCCGG GTACAGTGTATCATTGGCTTGTATTGGCTTTTATCTGGCTTGGTGTCTGTCAGCATGCTTTGTCTCAGCAAACAACACTTGAACCTAAAGATAAATTTCTTCTGTCTGATCCACCTATTGGTCTCTTTGATCCAATAGAGATTTCACCATCTGTTCTTCCGCACAATACAAACCCAGTTGAGCCACTGTCACCAATGTATCCAAACTACACATCCTATGATCCGGTTTTGACTGGAAAATGCCATGTGAACTTTTCTGCGCTCTCTTACATTATGGAAAAAACAGCTTCTGATTGTTCTGTACCTTTAGCACCACTAGTTGCCAATGTTATATGTTGTCCACAAGTTAGTAGCTTGATGAATATTTTCCAAGCTGCATATGGTGGTGGAAACAGTACGCTCGTTCTCAATCAAGCTTCAGCAAACGTGTGTTTCTCTGACATTATGAGCATACTTGCAAGTAAAGGGGCAAACACCAACATCCCAGAGTTGTGTACTCTTGGGCCATCTAATCTTACTGATGCTTCTTGTCCCGTGAAGGATATTAGCTCGTTTGAGAGAATGGTTAACGTAAGCAAGCTCCTGGATTCATGCAGCAGTGTTGACCCACTGAAAGAGTGTTGTAGGCCAGCTTGCCAACCTGCAATAGTGGAAGCAGCGGTTCATATATCCTCAGGTGGGGCAAGCATGTTTGGAAGTTCTAGCATACCTGGCAGCACGAGTGGGATCAATGCTGTTAGTGACTGTAAAGGGGTGGTGCACTCCTACTTATCTATGAAACTTTCATCAGAAGTGGCGAATACTGCTTTCAGAGTATTGTCTGGTTGTAAGGTGAACAAAG TCTGTCCACTGGAGTTCGATGACCCTTCATCAGTCGTTAAGGCATGTGACAAGGCATCTTCTTCAAGGCCTGCATGCTGTGCAGCGTTGCACACTTACATTGCAACTAGACAGAAGCAAATATTTGTCACGAACTTGCAAGCAATTAACTGTGCAACAATGTTTGGATCAATGCTACAAAAAGCTGGTGTAGGGAATGATATTTATGAACTGTGTGATATTGACTTAAAAGATTTTAGCCTGCAAG CTTTCGGGCAGCAAG GCTGTCTACTTCGGAGCTTACCTACGGACATTGTATTCGACAACATTACAGGCATTAGCTTCACATGTGATTTGAGTGACAACATTGCAGCACCATGGCCATCGTCGTCGTCTCTTCAGTCCTTGTCCCTTTGTGCTCCAG AGATGTCATTGCCTGCATTACCGGTCTCACCATTATCAGGAAGCTCAG CAGGTATCTCCCGAACTGGAATCGGGATTCTGCTGCCTGTTGTACTCCTCACCACAACCATCTCCATCTGA
- the LOC127307195 gene encoding uncharacterized protein produces MEASPSRSDSFSRSWLACKPPPPSSFERLDADAGLGCSFNSSTSFIDMDPEDLFSMRWTSAPMPAAEQEEEAAEFDFGQLACAGAAQCSSQLLVGAGLPLTSFEPRNSIASYADAAFYSAQSTPASAVSSSRRAGGAKAPLLATRRILVRYMRLLAPLCRKVRALPARALAPRSSTPRAAAFAGPTTASPARQSTSSYASAAEYWCQGHAETAVRDAILYCKKSVQGQDA; encoded by the coding sequence ATGGAGGCCTCGCCGTCTCGCAGCGACAGCTTCTCCCGCTCCTGGCTCGCCTgcaagccgccgccgccgtcgtccttCGAGCGGCTCGACGCCGACGCCGGCCTCGGGTGTTCGTTCAACAGCTCCACGTCCTTCATCGACATGGACCCGGAGGACCTCTTCTCGATGCGGTGGACGTCCGCCCCCATGCCGGCGgcagagcaggaggaggaggcggcagagttcgactttggccAGCTGGCATGCGCCGGCGCAGCGCAGTGCTCCTCCCAGCTGCTTGTCGGCGCCGGACTACCCCTCACCTCGTTCGAGCCGAGAAATAGCATCGCGTCGTACGCCGACGCCGCGTTCTACTCCGCGCAGAGCACGCCGGCCTCCGCGGTCAGCAGCTCGCGGCGCGCGGGAGGCGCCAAGGCGCCGCTGCTGGCGACGCGGAGGATTCTGGTTCGGTACATGCGGCTCCTCGCGCCGCTGTGCCGGAAGGTGAGGGCGCTGCCGGCTCGGGCGCTCGCGCCGCGGTCGTCGACGCCCAGGGCTGCCGCCTTCGCCGGGCCGACGACGGCGTCCCCGGCGCGGCAGTCCACGTCCAGCTACGCGAGCGCCGCCGAGTACTGGTGCCAGGGCCACGCCGAAACCGCCGTGCGGGACGCCATCCTCTATTGCAAGAAATCGGTCCAAGGACAGGACGCGTGA
- the LOC127307186 gene encoding uncharacterized GPI-anchored protein At1g61900 isoform X2, with the protein MESSSSGFCLPGTVYHWLVLAFIWLGVCQHALSQQTTLEPKDKFLLSDPPIGLFDPIEISPSVLPHNTNPVEPLSPMYPNYTSYDPVLTGKCHVNFSALSYIMEKTASDCSVPLAPLVANVICCPQVSSLMNIFQAAYGGGNSTLVLNQASANVCFSDIMSILASKGANTNIPELCTLGPSNLTDASCPVKDISSFERMVNVSKLLDSCSSVDPLKECCRPACQPAIVEAAVHISSGGASMFGSSSIPGSTSGINAVSDCKGVVHSYLSMKLSSEVANTAFRVLSGCKVNKVCPLEFDDPSSVVKACDKASSSRPACCAALHTYIATRQKQIFVTNLQAINCATMFGSMLQKAGVGNDIYELCDIDLKDFSLQAFGQQGCLLRSLPTDIVFDNITGISFTCDLSDNIAAPWPSSSSLQSLSLCAPEMSLPALPVSPLSGSSGISRTGIGILLPVVLLTTTISI; encoded by the exons ATGGAGAGTTCCAGCTCTGGTTTTTGTCTTCCGG GTACAGTGTATCATTGGCTTGTATTGGCTTTTATCTGGCTTGGTGTCTGTCAGCATGCTTTGTCTCAGCAAACAACACTTGAACCTAAAGATAAATTTCTTCTGTCTGATCCACCTATTGGTCTCTTTGATCCAATAGAGATTTCACCATCTGTTCTTCCGCACAATACAAACCCAGTTGAGCCACTGTCACCAATGTATCCAAACTACACATCCTATGATCCGGTTTTGACTGGAAAATGCCATGTGAACTTTTCTGCGCTCTCTTACATTATGGAAAAAACAGCTTCTGATTGTTCTGTACCTTTAGCACCACTAGTTGCCAATGTTATATGTTGTCCACAAGTTAGTAGCTTGATGAATATTTTCCAAGCTGCATATGGTGGTGGAAACAGTACGCTCGTTCTCAATCAAGCTTCAGCAAACGTGTGTTTCTCTGACATTATGAGCATACTTGCAAGTAAAGGGGCAAACACCAACATCCCAGAGTTGTGTACTCTTGGGCCATCTAATCTTACTGATGCTTCTTGTCCCGTGAAGGATATTAGCTCGTTTGAGAGAATGGTTAACGTAAGCAAGCTCCTGGATTCATGCAGCAGTGTTGACCCACTGAAAGAGTGTTGTAGGCCAGCTTGCCAACCTGCAATAGTGGAAGCAGCGGTTCATATATCCTCAGGTGGGGCAAGCATGTTTGGAAGTTCTAGCATACCTGGCAGCACGAGTGGGATCAATGCTGTTAGTGACTGTAAAGGGGTGGTGCACTCCTACTTATCTATGAAACTTTCATCAGAAGTGGCGAATACTGCTTTCAGAGTATTGTCTGGTTGTAAGGTGAACAAAG TCTGTCCACTGGAGTTCGATGACCCTTCATCAGTCGTTAAGGCATGTGACAAGGCATCTTCTTCAAGGCCTGCATGCTGTGCAGCGTTGCACACTTACATTGCAACTAGACAGAAGCAAATATTTGTCACGAACTTGCAAGCAATTAACTGTGCAACAATGTTTGGATCAATGCTACAAAAAGCTGGTGTAGGGAATGATATTTATGAACTGTGTGATATTGACTTAAAAGATTTTAGCCTGCAAG CTTTCGGGCAGCAAG GCTGTCTACTTCGGAGCTTACCTACGGACATTGTATTCGACAACATTACAGGCATTAGCTTCACATGTGATTTGAGTGACAACATTGCAGCACCATGGCCATCGTCGTCGTCTCTTCAGTCCTTGTCCCTTTGTGCTCCAG AGATGTCATTGCCTGCATTACCGGTCTCACCATTATCAGGAAGCTCAG GTATCTCCCGAACTGGAATCGGGATTCTGCTGCCTGTTGTACTCCTCACCACAACCATCTCCATCTGA